One genomic window of Caenorhabditis elegans chromosome I includes the following:
- the F07A5.4 gene encoding Olfactomedin-like domain-containing protein (Confirmed by transcript evidence) codes for MKLAETLKFGAPWVCLLFSIGWIFYQNIQINELQINRHKRELNSNRLPKTDDDSTIFMPIYAQVSKKHIRKVCMEHFHSLKHYRELEKKEPSRVSAVVKELKRKCSAEVSLGKPVFIGERKNSEGCAYLDGGHWHVCEMSHGYTMLSFKGNRRLNSSETRAVQFLPYPFDGTDNMVYNNTMYYSENDRLISYNLKTEKSNYIPLRTSLKPLYANSTSRLDVQAEEHGIWVLYRRQDETVLTVSRINFHTMQIVSNWTLPSIDTSTMCNAFVRCAILYSVECDGTVTPVYDFYSHTYIQGRTTEWEGLSQPICNVQYDPNSKSIAVYANAKIYKVPVQQ; via the exons ATGAAGTTGGCGGAGACTCTGAAATTTGGAGCTCCATGGGTGTGTTTACTATTCTCAATAGGATGGATATTCTATCAGAATATACAGATTAATGAGCTTCAG ATAAATCGACATAAACGAGAACTTAACTCAAATCGGCTACCAAAGACTGACGATGACTCGACAATTTTTATGCCAATTTATGCACAAGTTTCA aaaaagcacATTCGTAAAGTTTGCATGGAACATTTTCATTCTCTGAAACACTACAGagaattggagaaaaaagagCCATCTCGAGTTTCTGCAGTTGTGAAGGAATTAAAGAGAA aatgctcCGCCGAAGTTTCATTAGGGAAGCCGGTTTTTATTGGtgaacgaaaaaattcagaaggaTGTGCTTATTTGGATGGTGGTCACTGGCATGTTTGTGAAATGTCACATGGATACACGATGCTCTCTTTTAAAGGAAATCGAAGATTGAATAGCTCAGAAACACGGGCGGTACAATTTCTACCGTATCCGTTTGATG GAACCGATAATATGGTCTACAACAACACAATGTACTACAGCGAGAACGATCGATTGATTTcatacaatttgaaaactgaaaaatcgaactATATACCTTTGAGAACTTCTTTG aAACCTCTCTACGCAAATTCTACATCTCGGCTTGACGTACAGGCAGAAGAACATGGAATATGGGTGCTCTACAGAAGACAGGACGAGACGGTTCTTACAGTCAGTCGAATAAACTTCCACACCATGCAA ATAGTTTCTAATTGGACACTTCCTTCAATTGACACTTCAACAATGTGTAATGCGTTCGTCAGATGTGCAATTTTATACTCTGTAGAGTGTGATGGAACTGTGACACCTGTCTATGACTTTTATAGTCACACATATATTCAAGGAAGAACTACAGAATGGGAAGGACTTTCTCAGCCAATTTGCAATGTACAGTATGACCCTAATAGCAAATCAATTGCTGTTTACGCAAATGCAAAGATCTACAAAGTTCCCGTACAACAATAA
- the scav-6 gene encoding SCAVenger receptor (CD36 family) related (Product from WormBase gene class scav;~Confirmed by transcript evidence), with protein sequence MGFRIRINKLDVFLVVIAIVFIVFGIVTWAAFSSIYSTLVIKNLQLTENSDTSLGYSAFQYTSPQVDNIMKFYFFNVTNPDEVKYYSAAPNLVEIGPFSVMESEQKKYLEFSDDKSQMFYQNYKKYILSKDYSCEDCDWDRNIVFPNPPGLGAVASMLDPQFQITKTGRTIIAVALTILGEYPFVSHKVREVLFDGYEDALLSAAHSGFVTVLSGIFKGDGGSIVPIPIPAMPKFGYFQGYNNSRDEEYWIETGKKDINQIGNVQRWAGITELPGEWWTTPKARSIRGSDSGSFTQMHLDESSTADMFFSFMCRSFTKTFYQRETIESIPTIGYHIGYDEWDTTSDNNVGFRYRNIEKRNYFPDWPKCPPKGQCHQSGSIDCSKSINFCHACCDGSLYNGTYLLPPGMFPLVCYPGRLQPTPFAVVYSPPHFLFSPDEVRTTVVGMAPNKSLHEPMIYYHEPYSGTTLKVVNRLQVNMPVIRSHDVPSSQNMPNVMIPLFWQDTSPKYHQFIFNEVWLGFVLVPRLMRVLQFVALGIGLLLVAIIVFLQLRKGKPSLIRPLKTSFLETTSNWLSSTSSSNSNESRGLRRM encoded by the exons atgggtTTTCGGATACGGATAAATAAACTAGATGTATTCTTAGTTGTTATTGCAATTGTGTTTATTGTGTTTGGAATTGTTACTTGGGCGGCATTCTCTTCAATTTACAGTACTCTGGTCATAAAG AACCTACaactaactgaaaattctgatacCAGTCTAGGATATTCTGCATTTCAATATACAAGTCCTCAAGTGGATAATATAATGaaattctacttttttaaTGTTACAAATCCAGACGAAGTGAAATACTATTCTGCTGCACCAAATTTGGTAGAAATTGGTCCATTTTCTGTAAT GGAAAGTGAGCAGAAAAAATATCTGGAATTCAGTGATGATAAATCACaaatgttttatcaaaattacaaaaagtatattttatcaaaagatTATTCGTGTGAAGATTGTGACTGGGAcagaaatattgtttttccGAATCCACCAGGATTG GGGGCTGTTGCTTCAATGTTAGATCCACAATTCCAAATCACAAAAACGGGAAGAACAATTATTGCAGTGGCTTTAACAATTCTTGGTGAATATCCATTTGT TTCTCATAAAGTTCGTGAAGTTCTGTTTGACGGTTACGAGGATGCTTTACTGTCCGCTGCTCATTCAGGG ttCGTGACAGTTTTATCAGGAATATTCAAAGGAGATGGTGGAAGTATCGTTCCAATTCCGATTCCAGCTATGCCgaaatttggatattttcaaGGG TATAACAACTCAAGAGATGAGGAATATTGGATTGAAACGGGAAAGAAAGATATAAACCAAATAGGAAATGTTCAGCGATGGGCTGGAATTACAGAACTTCCTGGGGAATGGTGGACTACTCCAAAGGCTAGAAGTATTCGTGGAAGTG ATTCTGGAAGTTTCACTCAAATGCACTTGGACGAGTCATCAACTGCTGATATGTTCTTTTCATTCATGTGCCGATCATTCACAAAAACCTTTTACCAGAGGGAAACGATTGAGTCAATTCCAACAATTGG TTATCATATTGGGTACGACGAATGGGACACCACATCTGATAACAATGTGGGCTTCCGTTatcgaaatattgaaaagagaAACTATTTTCCTGACTGGCCAAAATGTCCacc aaaaggtCAATGTCATCAATCAGGCTCTATTGATTGTTCAAAGTCAATTAATTTCTGTCATGCATGTTGTGATGGTTCCCTATATAATGGAACATACCTTCTACCACCTGGAATGTTTCCACTTGTATGCTATCCAGGAAGACTTCAACCAACACCATTTGCCGTTGTTTATTCTCCTCCTCATTTCCTGTTCTCTCCAGATGAAGTACGGACTACTGTAGTTGGAATGGCTCCCAATAAAAGCCTACATGAGCCAATGATTTATTACCATGAACCT taTAGTGGAACAACATTAAAAGTTGTAAATCGTCTTCAAGTGAATATGCCAGTCATTCGATCTCATGATGTTCC aagtAGTCAAAATATGCCAAATGTTATGATTCCACTGTTCTGGCAGGATACATCACCGAAATATCaccaattcatttttaatgaagTATGGCTCGGATTTGTATTAGTGCCTCGATTGATGAGGGTTCTACAATTTGTGGCTCTTGGAATTGGCCTTCTTCTGGTGGCGATtatagtttttcttcaattaagAAAAGGAAAACCGTCTTTGATTAGACCTTTGAAAACAAGTTTCTTAGAAACGACAAGTAATTGGTTATCTTCGACATCTTCTTCCAATTCAAATGAAAGTAGAGGATTAAGGAGAATgtga